From Amycolatopsis sp. YIM 10, the proteins below share one genomic window:
- a CDS encoding acyl-CoA dehydrogenase family protein, translated as MPATHEVTNQVPVLTGYDVAEDPALLAGLHREGGGWAEPELRELGELAGGEQAQEWGRLANENPPKLRTHDRVGHRVDEVEFHPHWHDLMNVAVSHGLHGAAWQDDRPGAHVARAAKFYTWGQVEAGHSCPISMTYAAVPALRHNPELAAVYEPLLAAREYDFGLREPRGKRGLIAGMSMTEKQGGSDVRANTTTARPHEDHYLLTGHKWFTSAPMSDLFLTLAQAPGGLSCFLLPRVLPDGTRNHIHLQRLKDKLGNRSNASAEIEYDNAVGWLVGEEGRGVQTIIEMVNMTRLDCVLGSASGLRYGVVRAVQHAAHRDVFGKRLVEQPLMTNVLADLALEAEAATTVAMRLAGATDRPAEAAFRRLGLAVTKYWVCKRAPMHAAEALECLGGNGYIEESGMPRLFRESPLMSIWEGSGNVAALDALRAMAKQPDSVEAFFTEVELGAGADSRLDDAIAAVRKELSDYEQIEYRARRIVESLALVLQGSLLVRHAPQAVADAFCASRFGGDWGVAFGTLPPGSDVDAIIERARV; from the coding sequence ATGCCCGCCACCCATGAGGTCACCAACCAGGTCCCGGTGCTCACCGGTTACGACGTGGCCGAGGACCCGGCGCTGCTGGCCGGCCTGCACCGCGAGGGCGGCGGCTGGGCCGAGCCGGAGCTGCGCGAACTCGGCGAGCTGGCCGGTGGTGAGCAGGCGCAGGAGTGGGGACGGCTGGCCAACGAGAACCCGCCGAAGCTGCGCACGCACGACCGCGTCGGCCACCGCGTGGACGAGGTCGAGTTCCACCCGCACTGGCACGACCTGATGAACGTGGCGGTGTCGCACGGGCTGCACGGGGCGGCGTGGCAGGACGACCGCCCCGGCGCGCACGTCGCGCGGGCGGCGAAGTTCTACACCTGGGGCCAGGTCGAAGCCGGGCACAGCTGCCCGATCTCGATGACCTACGCGGCTGTGCCCGCGCTGCGGCACAACCCGGAGCTGGCCGCGGTCTACGAACCGCTGCTCGCCGCCCGCGAATACGACTTCGGCCTGCGTGAACCGCGTGGCAAGCGCGGGCTGATCGCGGGCATGTCGATGACCGAGAAGCAGGGCGGCTCGGACGTCCGCGCGAACACCACGACCGCGCGGCCCCACGAGGACCACTACCTGCTCACCGGGCACAAGTGGTTCACCTCGGCGCCGATGTCGGACCTGTTCCTGACGCTGGCGCAGGCCCCCGGTGGCCTCTCCTGCTTCCTGCTGCCGCGGGTGCTGCCCGACGGCACGCGCAACCACATCCACCTGCAGCGGTTGAAGGACAAGCTGGGCAACAGGTCCAACGCCTCCGCGGAGATCGAGTACGACAACGCGGTCGGCTGGCTGGTCGGCGAGGAGGGCCGCGGCGTGCAGACCATCATCGAGATGGTCAACATGACGCGACTGGACTGCGTGCTGGGCAGCGCGTCCGGCCTGCGTTACGGCGTGGTGCGCGCGGTGCAGCACGCCGCACACCGCGACGTCTTCGGCAAGCGGCTGGTGGAGCAGCCGCTGATGACCAACGTGCTGGCCGACCTGGCGCTGGAGGCGGAAGCGGCGACGACCGTCGCGATGCGACTGGCCGGGGCGACCGACCGCCCGGCGGAGGCGGCGTTCCGGCGGCTCGGGCTCGCGGTGACGAAGTACTGGGTGTGCAAACGAGCGCCGATGCACGCGGCCGAAGCACTGGAATGCCTCGGCGGCAACGGCTACATCGAGGAATCGGGAATGCCGCGGTTGTTCCGCGAATCGCCGTTGATGTCCATTTGGGAGGGTTCCGGAAACGTCGCCGCACTGGACGCGCTGCGTGCGATGGCGAAGCAGCCGGATTCCGTGGAGGCCTTTTTCACCGAGGTCGAACTGGGCGCCGGCGCGGATTCCCGATTGGACGACGCGATCGCCGCGGTGCGCAAGGAACTCAGCGATTACGAGCAGATCGAATACCGCGCGCGGCGCATTGTCGAATCGCTCGCGCTGGTGCTGCAAGGCTCGCTGCTGGTGCGCCACGCGCCGCAAGCCGTCGCGGACGCCTTCTGCGCGTCCAGGTTCGGCGGTGACTGGGGCGTCGCGTTCGGCACGCTGCCGCCGGGGTCCGATGTGGACGCGATCATCGAGCGGGCCCGCGTATGA
- a CDS encoding MFS transporter — MTVRMSHQISRRRTMAALFTGVACMNVAMAGASTAGVLIATESPGPGWSGVPAAAGVLGTAAGALGSARLVVSRGRRRSLLTTYGIGSLGALVAAAGAVTGLFPLLLAGLLVLGLGNGGAQLSRYAAADLYDDEHKGRALSAIVWAGTVGALAGPPLIAPAADTADLLGLPGLAGPLLVAALVTAGAAVVSAALPRSMPDTPPETRAHTGFATAFAQRSVRGPLLAMVAAQVAMVAMMTMSAPQLHQHGHGLDVVGWILTAHMIGMFALAPISGRIADRWGGRATIFAGIGTLAVASAASVAAPTSHTTGIPLSLFLLGYGWNLVFVGGSSLLSKQHRKLQGTVDAVVWSTSALAGLAAGPLFALGGYVLVAVVAGIAALIPLVVLTRR; from the coding sequence ATGACAGTGCGGATGTCCCACCAGATCAGCCGGCGCCGGACGATGGCCGCCCTGTTCACCGGGGTGGCGTGCATGAACGTCGCGATGGCGGGCGCGAGCACGGCCGGCGTGCTGATCGCCACCGAATCGCCGGGCCCCGGCTGGAGCGGGGTACCGGCGGCGGCCGGGGTGCTGGGCACCGCGGCCGGTGCGCTCGGCTCGGCGCGACTGGTGGTCTCGCGCGGACGGCGGCGATCGCTGCTGACCACCTACGGCATCGGCTCACTCGGCGCACTGGTCGCCGCGGCGGGTGCGGTGACCGGACTGTTTCCCTTACTGCTGGCCGGTTTGCTGGTACTCGGCCTGGGAAACGGCGGCGCGCAGCTGTCCAGGTACGCGGCCGCCGACCTCTACGACGACGAGCACAAGGGCCGGGCGTTGTCCGCGATCGTCTGGGCGGGAACGGTCGGCGCGCTGGCCGGGCCACCGCTGATCGCCCCGGCCGCGGACACCGCGGATCTGCTCGGCCTGCCGGGACTGGCCGGACCGCTGCTGGTCGCCGCACTGGTGACCGCGGGAGCCGCGGTGGTCAGCGCCGCGCTGCCGCGGTCCATGCCGGACACCCCGCCGGAAACCCGCGCCCACACCGGATTCGCGACCGCGTTCGCGCAACGGTCCGTGCGCGGTCCGCTACTCGCCATGGTCGCCGCGCAGGTGGCGATGGTCGCGATGATGACCATGTCCGCCCCGCAACTGCACCAGCACGGGCACGGCCTCGACGTGGTCGGGTGGATTCTCACCGCGCACATGATCGGTATGTTCGCGCTCGCCCCGATCTCCGGCCGCATCGCGGACCGCTGGGGCGGCCGGGCCACCATCTTCGCCGGCATCGGCACGCTGGCCGTCGCGTCGGCCGCCTCGGTCGCGGCGCCCACTTCGCACACCACCGGCATCCCGTTGTCCCTGTTCCTGCTCGGTTACGGCTGGAACCTGGTCTTCGTCGGCGGCAGCAGCCTGCTGAGCAAGCAGCACCGCAAGCTGCAGGGCACTGTGGACGCGGTGGTGTGGTCGACCTCGGCACTGGCCGGGCTGGCCGCCGGACCGCTGTTCGCGCTCGGCGGTTACGTGCTCGTCGCGGTGGTCGCCGGGATCGCCGCGCTCATTCCGCTGGTCGTGCTCACCCGCCGCTGA
- a CDS encoding TetR/AcrR family transcriptional regulator: MPYRRTPKVQARLDSQRARILGTAVELLAEHGYAGCSMAAVATRAGVATGSVYRHFPGKAELVVEVFREVVTREVAAVEAASARPGESVERIVAVFDTFATRALKAPRLAYALLAEPVDVPIEAERLVFRRAFRDVVSHRIAEGIRAGELPAQDADVTAAALVGAAAEVLIGPLTSESAEALPALRTFVQRALGGLDARHP; the protein is encoded by the coding sequence ATGCCCTACCGCCGCACGCCCAAGGTCCAGGCCCGCCTGGACTCGCAGCGCGCCAGGATTCTCGGCACCGCGGTGGAACTGCTCGCCGAGCACGGGTACGCGGGCTGCTCGATGGCGGCCGTGGCGACCAGGGCCGGGGTGGCCACCGGCAGCGTGTACCGGCACTTCCCCGGCAAGGCCGAGCTGGTGGTCGAGGTCTTCCGCGAGGTGGTGACCCGCGAGGTCGCCGCGGTCGAGGCGGCCTCGGCCCGGCCGGGTGAGTCCGTCGAACGGATCGTCGCGGTGTTCGACACCTTCGCCACCCGCGCGCTCAAGGCACCGCGGCTGGCCTACGCCCTGCTCGCCGAACCGGTCGACGTGCCGATCGAGGCGGAGCGGCTGGTGTTCCGCCGAGCCTTCCGCGACGTGGTCTCCCACCGGATCGCCGAGGGCATCCGCGCCGGGGAGTTACCGGCTCAGGACGCCGACGTCACCGCGGCGGCCCTGGTCGGCGCGGCGGCGGAAGTCCTGATCGGACCACTCACTTCGGAGAGCGCCGAGGCGCTGCCCGCCCTGCGAACCTTCGTCCAGCGCGCACTAGGAGGACTCGATGCCCGCCACCCATGA
- the dcd gene encoding dCTP deaminase: MLLSDRDLRKDVESGRLGVDPFDPAMLQPSSIDVRLDRFFRVFNNTKYTHIDPRLQQDELTSMVEKEGDEPFVLHPGEFVLGSTYESFTLPDDLAGRLEGKSSLGRLGLLTHSTAGFIDPGFSGHITLELSNVANLPITLWPGMKIGQMCLFMLHSPAEHPYGSAQAGSRYQGQRGPTPSRAYQNFHRIDTKR; this comes from the coding sequence GTGCTGCTCAGTGACCGAGACCTCCGCAAAGACGTCGAATCCGGACGGCTCGGCGTCGACCCGTTCGACCCGGCGATGCTGCAACCGTCCAGCATCGACGTCCGGCTCGACCGCTTCTTCCGGGTCTTCAACAACACCAAGTACACCCACATCGACCCGCGCCTCCAGCAGGACGAGCTGACCTCCATGGTGGAGAAGGAGGGCGACGAGCCGTTCGTGCTGCACCCCGGCGAGTTCGTGCTCGGCTCCACCTACGAAAGCTTCACGCTGCCCGACGACCTGGCCGGCCGGCTCGAGGGCAAGTCCTCGCTCGGCAGGCTCGGCCTGCTCACCCATTCCACCGCCGGTTTCATCGACCCCGGTTTCTCCGGCCACATCACCCTCGAACTGTCCAATGTGGCCAATCTGCCGATCACCCTGTGGCCGGGCATGAAGATCGGCCAGATGTGCCTGTTCATGTTGCACAGCCCGGCCGAGCACCCGTACGGATCGGCGCAGGCCGGTTCGCGGTACCAGGGGCAGCGCGGTCCCACGCCGAGCCGCGCATACCAGAACTTTCACCGAATCGACACCAAACGCTGA
- a CDS encoding cation diffusion facilitator family transporter, translating into MASENGGESTLTVLLAGGVNLAIAVLKLIAGLITGSSAMMSEAAHSVADTITEVLLLTALRRSDRPADRVHPFGYGKERYFWALLAAVSIFASGAMFAFYQGFSTVFGEPAEQESPLVAYGVLAVAFALESVSWLQALRQVRRESAEEHRSIAEHLRLLDDPAPKTVLFEDSAALLGILLAFAGIGLHHLTGAAVWDGLASIAIGALLATVAYTLGRTNRGLLIGRQADPVLVRGVRDHLARAPEVDALVDLQTMLLGTDQVLVCARLDFVDTINAGELEQVCVRLATELSTEFTDVTEVFLEPVPRTDPELRSAVLDRYGDWRAPG; encoded by the coding sequence GTGGCAAGCGAAAACGGTGGTGAGAGCACGCTGACCGTGCTGCTGGCCGGTGGGGTGAACCTGGCGATCGCGGTGCTCAAGCTGATCGCCGGGCTGATCACCGGCTCGTCGGCGATGATGTCCGAGGCCGCGCACTCGGTGGCCGACACGATCACCGAGGTGCTGCTGCTCACCGCGTTGCGCCGGTCCGACCGGCCCGCCGACCGCGTGCACCCCTTCGGGTACGGCAAGGAGCGCTACTTCTGGGCCTTGCTGGCCGCGGTGTCCATTTTCGCCTCCGGTGCGATGTTCGCCTTCTACCAGGGCTTTTCCACCGTCTTCGGGGAACCCGCCGAGCAGGAGAGCCCGCTGGTCGCCTACGGCGTGCTCGCGGTGGCGTTCGCGCTCGAGTCCGTCTCGTGGTTGCAGGCGCTGCGGCAGGTCCGGCGCGAATCGGCGGAGGAGCACCGCTCGATCGCCGAGCACCTGCGGTTGCTCGACGACCCGGCGCCGAAGACCGTGCTGTTCGAGGACTCGGCCGCGTTGCTCGGCATCCTGCTCGCCTTCGCCGGCATCGGCCTGCACCACCTCACCGGCGCCGCGGTCTGGGACGGGCTCGCCTCGATCGCCATCGGCGCGCTGCTCGCGACGGTCGCCTACACCCTCGGCCGCACCAACCGCGGCCTGCTGATCGGGCGGCAGGCGGACCCGGTGCTGGTCCGCGGTGTCCGCGACCACCTCGCGCGAGCACCCGAAGTGGACGCATTGGTCGATTTGCAGACCATGCTGCTCGGCACCGACCAGGTGCTGGTCTGCGCGCGCCTCGATTTCGTCGACACGATCAACGCCGGCGAACTGGAGCAGGTCTGCGTGCGGCTGGCCACCGAGCTGTCCACCGAGTTCACCGACGTGACCGAGGTCTTCCTGGAGCCGGTGCCGCGGACCGACCCGGAACTGCGGTCGGCGGTGCTGGACCGGTACGGCGACTGGCGAGCGCCGGGCTGA
- a CDS encoding DUF11 domain-containing protein, with translation MTPATAADQPGIELTKQVVGGPFRTGDQVTFQLTVRNTGDVPLARVTVADPSTPECGQSRVEPLEPGGVWGYGCFAAAPAKDFTNVATVTARPPAGRRVEATANAAVDVIHPKLDLKISGPEMARKGETATFSVTVKNTGDSPLRDINVADPKCGTKISKLDAGAEQKYDCKVEATESIDKTIRANGTDGTSRLVPASAEQQLKVINPGLSLSKQALGGPYREGDSVLFKVEVANTGDEDLENIKVTDTQAPECARTINLLLAGTSESYPCAMTAKDDTEVKTVASTVATDNKPLTSEATAQIDVIHPAFQLTHNATPEQLYPGGEVTVDLAVTNTGDVPLTDIKVTDDRDPSCGFTIESLAPEATEKRTCTFEADQDVTSTATATAIDPLGGKLEQTEDTRVDVLGPGITAKLVGPAKPVNPGQQAALVVEVTNSGDAVLTDVAVEDPLTGCAATIGTLEPGARHEVPCEFTMADQDVVYFVKVTGNDPLGKGLLSTDELMLRSAKPGLELTKDAGAEKSAPGATVTFTLTAKNTGNTALAPVAVTDPTLAACDRSFERLDAGEVRTWTCTTPAPKSGELSNTANAKATPDTDGKAVELTDSDTAVVQVGGGAANQAGQPGGNGTPKQTAAKSLASTGVDALPTLLGGLGLLLAGAGLVLVSRRGRNHVN, from the coding sequence GTGACCCCCGCGACGGCCGCGGACCAACCGGGTATCGAGCTGACCAAGCAGGTCGTCGGCGGGCCGTTCCGCACCGGCGACCAGGTCACCTTCCAGCTCACCGTGCGCAACACCGGCGACGTGCCGCTCGCGCGCGTCACGGTGGCGGACCCGAGCACGCCCGAATGCGGGCAGAGCCGCGTCGAACCGCTGGAACCGGGCGGTGTCTGGGGTTACGGCTGCTTCGCCGCCGCGCCCGCGAAGGACTTCACCAACGTCGCGACGGTGACCGCGCGCCCACCGGCCGGGCGTCGCGTGGAGGCGACGGCCAACGCGGCGGTGGACGTCATCCACCCGAAACTGGACCTGAAGATCAGTGGCCCGGAAATGGCCCGCAAGGGCGAGACCGCCACTTTCTCCGTCACGGTCAAGAACACCGGTGATTCACCGCTGCGGGACATCAACGTCGCCGACCCGAAATGCGGCACGAAGATCTCGAAGCTCGACGCGGGCGCCGAGCAGAAGTACGACTGCAAGGTCGAAGCCACCGAGAGCATCGACAAAACGATTCGCGCCAACGGCACCGACGGCACATCCCGGCTGGTGCCGGCCTCGGCGGAGCAGCAGCTCAAGGTGATCAACCCCGGGCTGTCCCTGTCGAAGCAGGCGCTCGGCGGCCCGTACCGCGAGGGCGACTCCGTGCTGTTCAAGGTGGAGGTCGCCAACACCGGCGACGAGGACCTGGAGAACATCAAGGTCACCGACACGCAGGCGCCCGAGTGCGCGCGCACGATCAACCTGCTGCTGGCCGGCACCTCCGAGAGCTATCCGTGCGCGATGACGGCCAAGGACGACACCGAGGTCAAGACCGTCGCGAGCACCGTCGCCACCGACAACAAGCCGCTGACCAGCGAGGCGACCGCGCAGATCGATGTGATCCACCCGGCGTTCCAGCTCACCCACAACGCCACGCCCGAGCAGCTGTACCCGGGTGGCGAGGTGACCGTCGACCTGGCGGTGACCAACACCGGTGACGTGCCGCTGACCGACATCAAGGTGACCGACGATCGCGACCCGTCCTGCGGCTTCACCATCGAGTCCCTGGCGCCCGAAGCGACCGAGAAGCGGACCTGCACCTTCGAAGCCGACCAGGACGTGACCAGCACGGCCACCGCCACCGCGATCGATCCGCTCGGCGGCAAGCTGGAGCAAACCGAGGACACCAGGGTCGACGTGCTCGGACCGGGCATCACCGCGAAGCTGGTCGGTCCCGCGAAGCCGGTGAACCCCGGCCAGCAGGCCGCACTGGTCGTCGAGGTGACCAACAGCGGTGACGCGGTGCTGACCGACGTCGCCGTCGAGGATCCGCTGACCGGCTGCGCCGCGACCATCGGCACGCTGGAGCCGGGCGCGCGGCACGAGGTGCCCTGCGAGTTCACCATGGCCGACCAGGACGTCGTCTACTTCGTCAAGGTCACCGGCAACGACCCGCTCGGCAAGGGCCTCCTCTCGACCGACGAGCTGATGCTCCGCTCGGCCAAGCCCGGCCTGGAGCTGACCAAGGACGCCGGTGCCGAGAAGTCCGCGCCCGGCGCCACCGTCACCTTCACGCTGACCGCGAAGAACACCGGCAACACCGCGCTCGCCCCGGTGGCGGTGACCGATCCCACGCTGGCTGCCTGCGACCGCTCGTTCGAGCGGCTCGACGCCGGTGAGGTCCGCACCTGGACGTGCACCACCCCGGCGCCGAAGAGCGGCGAGCTGAGCAACACGGCGAACGCGAAGGCGACCCCGGACACCGACGGCAAGGCGGTCGAGCTGACCGACTCCGACACCGCGGTGGTGCAGGTCGGCGGGGGTGCGGCCAACCAGGCCGGCCAGCCGGGCGGCAACGGCACGCCGAAGCAGACCGCGGCGAAGTCGCTGGCCTCGACCGGGGTCGACGCGCTGCCGACCCTGCTCGGCGGCCTGGGCCTGCTGCTCGCGGGCGCCGGACTGGTGCTGGTTTCGCGGCGTGGCCGAAACCACGTGAACTAA
- a CDS encoding class I SAM-dependent methyltransferase, giving the protein MEFDSFDSRGYRTVDVRTGYGQWVTTYEDTVQDEMDIAVLDDLTVPQWSRTTRALDLGCGTGRTGAWLRRHGVTSIDGVDLTPEMLAAARARGAHDTLLEGDVTDTALPDETYDLLIASLIDEHLTDLAPLYREAFRLATPGGLFALVGLHPHFIMASGMPTHFTTADGESIAISTTVHLISDHVTAALSAGWRLAELREAVVDDRWISLKPKWAKYRNHPVSAAYVFHKEK; this is encoded by the coding sequence ATGGAGTTCGACAGCTTCGATTCGCGGGGATACCGCACGGTCGACGTGCGCACGGGTTATGGCCAGTGGGTCACCACGTACGAGGACACCGTCCAGGACGAGATGGACATCGCGGTGCTGGATGACCTGACCGTGCCCCAGTGGTCCCGTACGACCAGGGCGCTGGACCTGGGTTGCGGCACCGGTCGTACCGGCGCCTGGCTGCGCCGCCACGGCGTGACGTCGATCGACGGCGTGGACCTGACCCCGGAAATGCTGGCTGCCGCTCGTGCACGAGGCGCCCACGACACGCTGCTGGAAGGCGATGTCACCGACACAGCCCTGCCGGACGAGACCTACGACCTGCTAATCGCTTCCCTGATCGACGAACACCTGACGGACCTGGCGCCGCTGTACCGAGAGGCCTTCCGACTCGCCACTCCCGGCGGTTTGTTCGCCTTGGTGGGCCTGCACCCGCACTTCATCATGGCTTCAGGCATGCCAACGCACTTCACGACTGCCGACGGCGAATCCATCGCCATCTCGACGACGGTGCACCTGATCAGCGACCACGTCACCGCCGCTTTGTCGGCCGGCTGGCGCCTGGCCGAACTCCGAGAAGCCGTCGTGGACGACCGGTGGATCTCGCTGAAGCCGAAGTGGGCCAAGTACCGCAACCACCCGGTGTCGGCCGCCTACGTCTTCCACAAGGAGAAATAG
- a CDS encoding crotonase/enoyl-CoA hydratase family protein: MNSVRIESTGPVTTIILSRPEKRNAVDGPTAAALADAFRAFEADPDAHVAVLWGEGGTFCAGADLKAIGTPEGNQVTESGDGPMGPTRMRLSKPVVAAVAGHAVAGGLELAIWCDLRVAEEDAVFGVYCRRWGVPLIDGGTVRLPRLIGTSNAMDLILTGRGVPADEALRMGLVNRVVPSGQSRAEAERLAAQIAAFPQTCLREDRMSALEQEGLSETDAMANELRHGYVSLSSDALDGAQRFSAGAGRHGEF, encoded by the coding sequence ATGAACTCCGTTCGCATCGAGTCGACCGGCCCGGTCACCACGATCATCCTGTCCAGGCCGGAGAAGCGGAACGCGGTCGACGGCCCGACCGCCGCCGCGCTGGCCGACGCGTTCCGCGCCTTCGAGGCCGATCCCGACGCGCACGTGGCCGTGCTGTGGGGTGAGGGCGGCACGTTCTGCGCCGGGGCGGATCTGAAGGCCATCGGCACGCCCGAAGGCAACCAGGTCACCGAATCCGGCGACGGGCCGATGGGCCCGACCCGGATGCGCCTGAGCAAGCCGGTGGTCGCCGCGGTCGCCGGGCACGCCGTGGCCGGTGGTCTGGAGCTGGCGATCTGGTGCGATCTGCGGGTGGCCGAGGAGGACGCGGTGTTCGGCGTCTACTGCCGCCGGTGGGGTGTGCCGCTGATCGACGGCGGCACGGTCCGGCTGCCGCGGCTGATCGGCACCAGCAACGCGATGGACCTGATCCTGACCGGCCGCGGCGTTCCCGCCGACGAGGCGCTGCGGATGGGCTTGGTCAACCGGGTCGTCCCCAGTGGACAGTCACGGGCGGAGGCGGAGCGGCTGGCCGCGCAGATCGCCGCCTTCCCGCAGACCTGCCTGCGCGAGGACCGGATGTCGGCGCTGGAGCAGGAAGGCCTCTCCGAGACCGACGCCATGGCCAACGAACTCCGGCACGGCTACGTCTCACTGTCCTCGGACGCGCTGGACGGTGCCCAGCGCTTCAGCGCCGGCGCGGGTCGGCACGGCGAGTTCTAG
- a CDS encoding DUF742 domain-containing protein codes for MIPEPVPAQRSLVRPYVLTKGRTKPKRHLAVETMISTRACAQWRDARLGAEYHSVRAVCTEPKSVAEVAARLRVPLGVARVLLGDMAEQGLVSVHGTSTTPGMRPDLDLMERVLTGLRRL; via the coding sequence ATGATCCCGGAGCCGGTCCCGGCGCAACGTTCGCTGGTGCGCCCGTACGTGCTGACCAAGGGCCGCACCAAGCCCAAGCGCCACCTGGCGGTGGAGACGATGATCTCCACCAGGGCCTGCGCGCAGTGGCGTGACGCACGTCTCGGTGCCGAGTACCACTCGGTCCGCGCGGTGTGCACCGAGCCGAAGTCGGTCGCCGAGGTGGCCGCCCGGCTGCGCGTGCCGCTGGGGGTGGCCAGGGTGCTGCTGGGGGACATGGCCGAACAGGGCCTGGTCTCGGTGCACGGCACGAGCACCACCCCGGGCATGCGGCCCGATCTGGACCTGATGGAGCGGGTGCTCACCGGCCTGCGGAGGCTCTGA
- a CDS encoding CAP domain-containing protein: protein MPAVNSRKKSLSVVLGVLLGGALAAGGYLTLDQRAQADVAAGEQRVADDLSAFRAAQQTTTSAPATTTTPPSSSTAPPSSSEAPPSSSTESSAPTSSEKPKETPKAKPVDGSKGAQVVALVNQERAKAGCGDVGVDDRLVKSAQAHSDDMSARNYFSHTTPEGVTFDQRIKKAGYPKPGAENIAKGSTTAEQTMKMWMNSEGHRRNILNCELTKLGVGVTTDGWYWTQNFGY from the coding sequence GTGCCCGCCGTGAACTCCCGCAAGAAGTCACTTTCCGTAGTGCTTGGTGTGCTGCTGGGTGGTGCGCTGGCTGCCGGTGGATACCTGACGCTGGATCAGCGCGCCCAGGCCGACGTGGCGGCCGGTGAGCAGCGGGTCGCCGACGACCTGAGCGCCTTCCGGGCCGCGCAGCAGACCACGACGAGCGCGCCGGCCACCACGACCACGCCGCCTTCGTCGTCGACCGCTCCGCCCAGCAGCAGCGAGGCGCCGCCGAGCAGCAGCACCGAGTCGAGCGCACCCACGTCGTCGGAGAAGCCGAAGGAGACCCCCAAGGCGAAGCCGGTCGACGGTTCGAAGGGCGCACAGGTGGTCGCGCTGGTGAACCAGGAGCGCGCGAAGGCGGGCTGCGGTGACGTGGGCGTGGACGATCGGCTGGTGAAGTCCGCGCAGGCGCACAGTGACGACATGTCGGCACGGAACTACTTCTCGCACACCACGCCCGAAGGCGTCACCTTCGACCAGCGCATCAAGAAGGCGGGTTACCCGAAGCCGGGCGCGGAGAACATCGCGAAGGGCTCCACCACCGCCGAGCAGACGATGAAGATGTGGATGAACTCCGAGGGGCACCGGCGGAACATCCTCAACTGCGAACTCACCAAGCTCGGCGTCGGCGTGACCACCGACGGCTGGTACTGGACGCAGAACTTCGGCTACTAG
- a CDS encoding oxygenase MpaB family protein yields MDDPVLFRQGGFRLAARFADGDIRGDERQIRRLREFAQAEDPAADDVVAMMREHPDKRHLFEQALKHGIESIDDPPEALTRFFRTVEATPFWVDHARIERGARAIVRTGLLGLFPLGDMALMGGYLASRATKSLVGTGAIEHRATKRLVETATWWIEVTNPGALRPGAEGYAAAIRVRLVHAHVRAAMNRRPDWDYANWDRPVNQVQTTGTLLLFSLVFVFGTQLLGIRYTARERADILHLWRYAGWLMGVDEELLPAGERDAWRLLWLLAVTEFIPDDDSKRLAKALLKSHADVGRGRGAVGKVLSHVSVRVHSSISRLVLGKANADFLELPDDRIAQGAVVAAAGAVFAAETVRRSVPGLTALQERIGRVERRAYVAHLAKLFEIDATYAQHMSGAA; encoded by the coding sequence GTGGACGATCCGGTGTTGTTCCGCCAGGGCGGGTTCCGGCTGGCCGCCCGGTTCGCCGACGGTGACATCCGGGGTGACGAGCGCCAGATCCGCCGCCTGCGGGAGTTCGCACAGGCCGAGGATCCGGCCGCGGACGACGTGGTGGCGATGATGCGCGAACACCCGGACAAACGGCACCTCTTCGAGCAGGCCCTCAAGCACGGCATCGAGAGCATCGACGACCCGCCCGAGGCGTTGACCAGGTTCTTCCGCACCGTCGAGGCCACGCCGTTCTGGGTCGACCACGCGCGCATCGAACGCGGAGCGCGCGCGATCGTGCGCACCGGGTTGCTCGGGCTCTTCCCGCTCGGCGACATGGCGCTGATGGGCGGCTACCTCGCCTCCCGCGCCACCAAATCGCTGGTCGGCACCGGCGCCATCGAGCACCGGGCGACAAAGCGACTGGTCGAGACGGCGACTTGGTGGATCGAAGTGACCAATCCCGGCGCGCTCAGGCCGGGCGCCGAGGGGTACGCCGCCGCCATCCGGGTGCGGCTCGTGCACGCGCACGTCCGCGCCGCGATGAACCGGCGGCCCGACTGGGACTACGCCAACTGGGACCGCCCGGTCAACCAGGTGCAGACCACCGGCACGCTCCTGCTCTTCTCCCTGGTCTTCGTGTTCGGCACCCAACTGCTCGGCATCCGCTACACCGCCCGCGAACGCGCCGACATCCTGCACCTCTGGCGCTACGCCGGCTGGCTGATGGGCGTCGACGAGGAACTGCTCCCCGCCGGCGAGCGCGACGCCTGGCGCCTGCTCTGGCTGCTCGCCGTCACCGAGTTCATCCCCGACGACGACTCCAAGCGCCTCGCCAAGGCCCTGCTCAAATCACACGCGGACGTGGGCCGCGGCCGTGGCGCGGTCGGCAAGGTGCTCTCGCACGTCTCGGTCCGCGTGCACTCGTCGATCAGCAGGCTGGTGCTGGGCAAGGCCAACGCCGACTTCCTCGAACTGCCCGACGACCGGATCGCCCAGGGCGCGGTGGTCGCCGCGGCCGGGGCCGTCTTCGCGGCCGAGACCGTGCGCCGCTCGGTGCCCGGGCTCACCGCGCTGCAGGAGCGCATCGGCCGGGTCGAGCGCCGCGCCTACGTCGCCCACCTCGCGAAACTGTTCGAGATCGACGCCACCTACGCCCAGCACATGTCCGGCGCCGCGTGA